From Coffea arabica cultivar ET-39 chromosome 10e, Coffea Arabica ET-39 HiFi, whole genome shotgun sequence, one genomic window encodes:
- the LOC113711510 gene encoding protein FAR1-RELATED SEQUENCE 5-like, with translation MDCSKLAENRTPELGMKFNSEEDAYKFYNKYAFKMGFSVCKDYLNKDKDGVTTSRRYSCCKEGVKRKYECDVMPKRTRAPTKTGCGAKMVIVLFRGTMKYCVHDLVLEHNHELHIAQYAHMMPSQRKVSVAQGFQAEISEDAGLSLKQSHDLMGTEAGGMGNVGYTRDDLKRYLRTRRERSLKYGEAGSMLNYFQEQTLENPSFFHAVQLDCEEQITNIFWADAGMLIDYNFFGDVVTFDTTYKTNKEYRPLGVFVGFNQHRQIVIFDAALMYDETIDSFKWVFGTFLEAMCGKHPNTILTDQDHAMAAALSIVMPETFHGLCTFHIRRNFMKHLGNHYKENSDLPYMFGACMYEFEEVEQFNRVWEAMVKKHNLENNEWLSGLYRIRDKWARCMMKERWTAGMRSTQLSESLNAAIKNHLKLDHDLVQFFRHFNRVVDEKRHNELIAEYEMRQKLPMVGLRQTPMLVHASETYSPIVFVAFQNEYGESTAMVMLRQQDAAMFVEFAVMRYDGGPERTVVFNRNDLSVRYSCKKYENEGILCGHALKVFDTVGIKIIPPEYIKRRWTKRVRAGDCFDRRGQEVVADPKVMISTRYRELAPAMIKIATRAAMSEDTSKVAITVISDLSKRVELLLSESEEQPLQNQKNLNMEERDKIEIVSESEPTSVSFEEYMFMGCYSSTDSVSVHRLANQGPPASVPTEWMHPRISIFSKHNSVRDVLMEERGAISTHCDVDAYHGRNNTQGLQLRVDVASPENEVDE, from the exons ATGGATTGCAGCAAATTGGCAGAAAATAGGACCCCTGAGTTAGGAATGAAGTTCAACAGTGAAGAGGATGCGTACAAGTTTTACAACAAGTATGCCTTTAAAATGGGTTTCAGTGTATGTAAAGACTATCTGAATAAAGACAAAGACGGTGTGACCACGTCTAGGAGATATAGTTGCTGCAAGGAAGGTGTGAAACGCAAGTACGAATGTGATGTGATGCCAAAGAGGACACGAGCGCCGACGAAAACAGGGTGTGGAGCTAAGATGGTTATCGTGTTGTTTAGAGGGACAATGAAGTACTGTGTGCATGACCTTGTCTTAGAGCATAATCATGAGTTGCACATTGCTCAATATGCTCACATGATGCCATCACAAAGAAAAGTGAGTGTGGCTCAAGGATTCCAAGCTGAAATAAGCGAGGATGCTGGGCTTTCATTGAAACAGAGCCATGACCTTATGGGAACGGAAGCAGGTGGGATGGGTAACGTGGGATATACTCGGGATGATCTTAAACGATATCTTCGAACGAGACGGGAAAGGAGCTTGAAATATGGAGAAGCAGGTAGCATGCTGAATTATTTTCAAGAGCAAACACTCGAGAATCCATCATTTTTTCATGCCGTACAGCTGGACTGTGAAGAACAAATAACGAATATCTTTTGGGCTGATGCAGGAATGTTAATTGACTACAACTTTTTTGGAGACGTAGTCACATTCGAcacaacctacaaaacaaataaagaatacCGGCCACTTGGAGTATTTGTGGGTTTTAACCAGCATAGGCAAATTGTGATATTCGATGCTGCCCTTATGTATGATGAGACGATAGATTCTTTCAAATGGGTGTTTGGTACATTTCTAGAAGCAATGTGTGGAAAACATCCAAATACCATACTAACCGACCAAGATCATGCCATGGCAGCCGCTCTTTCAATTGTCATGCCTGAAACATTTCACGGTCTATGTACGTTTCACATAAGACGTAATTTTATGAAACATCTTGGCAATCATTACAAGGAAAATAGTGATCTTCCATACATGTTTGGTGCCTGCATGTATGAGTTTGAAGAAGTGGAACAATTCAATAGGGTGTGGGAGGCGATGGTGAAGAAACACAatcttgaaaataatgaatggCTCTCCGGGTTGTATAGAATTCGTGATAAATGGGCAAGGTGCATGATGAAAGAAAGATGGACCGCGGGAATGCGAAGCACCCAACTTAGCGAAAGCCTAAATGCAGCaattaaaaatcatttgaaactgGATCATGACCTTGTGCAGTTCTTTAGACATTTCAATCGGGTGGTTGATGAAAAGAGACATAATGAACTGATCGCAGAATATGAAATGAGGCAAAAGCTCCCCATGGTAGGGTTAAGGCAAACACCTATGCTTGTGCATGCATCGGAGACGTATTCACCAATCGTATTTGTTGCATTCCAAAATGAATATGGCGAGTCAACAGCTATGGTTATGTTGAGACAACAAGATGCAGCGATGTTTGTGGAGTTTGCGGTCATGAGGTATGATGGAGGACCTGAAAGAACAGTAGTATTCAATCGGAATGATCTAAGTGTACGTTACAGTTGCAAAAAATACGAGAATGAAGGCATTTTATGTGGGCACGCGTTGAAGGTGTTTGATACCGTGGGTATAAAAATAATTCCTCCTGAATACATTAAGAGGCGATGGACAAAAAGAGTTCGGGCTGGAGACTGTTTTGATCGGCGAGGACAGGAAGTTGTGGCTGATCCTAAAGTCATGATTTCAACTCGTTATCGGGAGCTCGCTCCAGCCATGATTAAGATCGCAACTCGAGCAGCAATGTCGGAGGACACCAGCAAAGTAGCAATCACTGTCATATCCGATTTGTCAAAGAGAGTTGAGCTCCTCCTCTCAGAAAGCGAAGAGCAACCtttgcaaaatcaaaaaaatctgaATATGGAGGAAcgagataaaattgaaatt GTCTCAGAATCGGAGCCGACATCGGTTTCATTTGAGGAATACATGTTCATGGGATGCTATTCATCTACTGACTCTGTTTCG GTCCACCGTTTGGCTAATCAGGGGCCTCCTGCAAGTGTCCCTACAGAATGGATGCATCCCagaatttctattttttccaaGCATAACTCCGTCAGAGATGTTTTAATG GAGGAGCGTGGGGCAATTTCAACACACTGTGATGTTGATGCATATCAT GGAAGAAATAACACACAGGGATTGCAACTACGCGTTGATGTCGCCTCTCCCGAGAATGAGGTTGATGAATGA